Within the Oryzias melastigma strain HK-1 linkage group LG8, ASM292280v2, whole genome shotgun sequence genome, the region GTTAAGttcaaagctaaatatttaatatgcaaactaaatatttaatttcataaaattaaatatttattctataAGCTTAcatataatttcaaaataaatatttagcaaaaaaaattaacatataattaaaaacaaaaaaatttatatCCAAGCtaaatattgagttttttaaatattaaggctttttttcattttgctaaatatttagcttttttcttaactaaatatttagtttttaagtaaatatttaattaaaaactaaatatttagacgCAAGcaacatatttagtttttaactaaatatgttttcaatATATGTTAAGAtcagatctaaatatttaatgtgcaaactaaatatttaatttcataaaattaattatttagtttATAAGCTaacatataattttaaaatagatattaagcaaatactcagatgcagcgccctctagcgtttactagaggaaacaactgctacAGGACAACtgatgtttactgggaaaataacaaatatatgagcctatttatgtaaaaaaaacacataaatgaatAAGTTGCTCTTGAGTATAAATCGCACCCTTGGctaaactagtaaaaaaaactgtgacttacaCTCTGGAAAGTACAATAACTTAATAATCAGTTTTATTCTTCCCGAAAATCCCTTCTCAGTCCACCTTAAATATCTTCTGCTTTGATGCCACATGACAGACTGTTTCCAACGTCTGGTTattctcatcattttttaatgcttgcttcatttttaatttagacttttgtcagtttgactttttttaaaaagctgaattatttgtattattcaAAGAATGCttgaatctaaaaatgtaaatgttcagCTTTGATTCCTGCAGTTCATTTCTAATTGAGATCGTAAGTTATAATTGTTGCTtagataaagaaagaaagaaaaacaaaaaaaggagatttttcaacttttattattaaaaataatcattttctaacaaaaacaaaccagcaaacatttaaaaataatttacacaCCAGTATAAATATGCAGCTGTGGAAACAAATAAACTAACAAGGCAGATGAGATATTCCTCTGTAAAAAAGCAGGTTATTATTTTCTCTAAATCCCTGCCTGGAGATGTCATtaagtgcacacacacacgcagaaaaacatgtgaaagcagcggtgtgtgtgtgattgtgattGTGCCAGTGCATTCTGTTCCCTCCACAAAGATCTTGTGGATCCTGGAAGGGAACCAGGATTCATCACAGCCCTCCTCTCCGACTCTCCTCCCTCTTTCCGTCACTTTCTCTGACCTGCGTTATTTTCCATTCATAGATGTAAACATTAAATACTTCAGATTCATTAAAATCAAAGTGTGAGACACTAAGTTTTCTATAGCTCTACAGACGTTCCTCTCTTCCATTCTTGAACGGTTCTCATCCCTTCTTTCTGACTTCCTCCTTCACCCCCTCTGGGCCTCCTGGGACACGGAGCGACCCAGGACTTGAGCCGACTTGGCGAACTCCATGACGGCGGGTTTGACGGGCGGGAGGTCCCTGGTGATCTCGTCCACCGTCCTCTTCCCAGGACAGAGCCCGTTCGGAGCTGGGAAAGGCGCCAAGTCCTCCTCCGTGTGGGGGGCTCCGCGCCCCAATCGGACGCCCAGCTCTGTGGGGACGAAGATGGGCAGGGGCAGCGTGTTTCTCTTGGGCAGCAGTTGGTGCTCCTTCACCCCCGTTTCCACGGTGCCCACCCGGACCACGCCGGAGGGGCAGGACTGGAGCAGGCAGCGGGCCTGCCACTGCCGGGACAGAGTCTCCCGGCGGGAAATGTCCTTCATGTTCATGGTTTGCCTGTGGATTACAAGAATTTAATCCAAATGTTCTCCATAAGACGAGGACTTTGAGGTACATGTCTCACCTGTCCTGGGGCTGAGTCTTGAGGGTAACACTGACCCAGTCGGCTGCGTAGCTCTCCTTCTGTGCATTGTTCACCTCCCGCACGCTGCAGGTCAGCTGACCTCCCACCACCACGCCGTTACTCTTCTCCAGCACGCTGCAGATCGGCATCTTCTTCCCTTTGAAAGATCTCCGCTGTCCTGAGGATGCTCGCTTGAGAGTCAGTGATGTTTCAGGCTTGCTCTCGCTCTGGGGTCTGCCCGGGGTTTATAAAGACGCCCTGTTGCTATTCCTGATCCGTGTTGTCACTCCACAACCAGCGTGGACGCCACCTGACACCGAGTGCAGCGCGTCTCATTCCCGGACAGCTGGAAGCTCATCCGAGGGGGTAATTGAGCGGAAAATCCCCTGATTCTCAGATTGTGTCACCTTTTTAATCACCACACTTTCCAGCTCAGTAGACAGAGATTATATAAGGAGGGAGACAGCAACAAGATGAGGGTCTTGACAGACATAAGCAGCAACAGCCCAGTGAGGCCAAGTGGACCCCATAGGGTTTAAAAGAGGGCAGAAAAAGGTGGACCCCGAATGGGTTTGTTTGTGGTTTTACCCACATTTgcttaaccccttaatgcccgTTGTTTCAAATCTGCGATAAATGTTCAGATCAAATCGAaatttttaattacataaaatcaaatatttagtttataagctgacatatcattttaaaataaatatctagcaaaaaaactaaatgtataattaaaaacaaaaacgtttttactaaaatatttactttttttattttattaaatatttagcttttaactaaatatttatttaaaaactaaagatttcgatccaatttaaatatttagtttaaaaactaaatatttagatccaagttaaatatttagcttttagctaAATATATAGACAATAAAGGTTCagatcaaatataaatatttaatgtgcaaactaaatatttaatttcagaaaattaaatatttagtttataagCTGACATAtcgttttaaaataaatatttagcaaaaagctaaatatataattttaaacaaacaatttaGATCCAAGCTAAATTCTgggttttaaactaaatattttttttattttactaaatatttagtttttaactaaatatttaagtaaaaactaaatatttagatgcaagcaaaatatttagtttttaactaaatatttggaCAATATATTTTGAGAtcagatctaaatatttaatgtttgctTAATTTgcttaaccccttaatgcctgttgttTCAAATCTGTGACAAGtcaaattagctataaaattacctaaatgttgtttttacttaaaacacgtgtcaaagtcaagattctttttttattattaatatcccgttgttatcttgcgcttatttctgacttgtataattttgacaaaatatatttttatttagagtaaaatattgaaagttattaaggtttaagttgatttattctggaataatattcttgccttttattattcataattatgttaaaaagttacagttttaaaaactgtcattctgctagctttttggactattttggcatttactgagatttttaggctattttggagttaagctaacatttcagctacatgctagctttggCATATTTagggttttctttttaagatttttagggtgtttttggAGCTAGCATTTACTTAGCTAACATTTTCgctacattttagctgttttggctaatttaagcttttctttttaattttttacgttgttttgaagtttagttattttttcagctacatgctagctttggctaatttaggcttttctttttaaggtttttaggctgtttttgtagcttagctaacattttagctgttttggctcatttaagcttttctttttaagtttttaggttgttttgaagtttagttattttttcagctacatgctagctttggctaatttaggcttttctatttaatgtttttaggctgtttttggagcttagctaaaatgttagttacatgctagctgttttggctaacctacgttttttctagttttttaggttaatttgggaTTTAACTAATAtgttatctggctatcagcttcatcattttcagctgtcagcactagccaaattcagcttacagcattcacactagcattatcacagtaatgctatatatctacttcataattatgtttaaaagttacataaacgaatatcttttttttttaattaattcaggCGTTAAGGGGTTAAGTGGGCAGTCAGTAGATCGGTTTGCTATGCTAGCAAGCCACCCATTGGACGGTATGGTGAGCTAGCAAGAAGAATAGCATAGCAAACTAGCTCTGctaagtatttttcttttcttaaaaaaaaaaaaaaagtgacatgcagtaaataacaaataacaTTAAACTGTACATTAATTGTTCAAAATAGACACCAGAAGAGGgtacacacacaaaaacgaaattgtattaaattataaagctgggaaagatgacattttttttgttagtattAGGGGaaatagactgtatataaaatctgatttgagccaacaaatcaaaaaaaaaaaaaaaattgggagcTTTATTATTAAATTTAGCTCTGCTGGctctcgctagctcactacaccGTCCACTGGGCAGCTCGCTATTTTAGTGAGCCAACATTCAGAGTTTCCACTTAAGCGTATAGCATAGCAAGCTAGCTGCCGGTGCTACACAGTTCACCAGGCAGCTGGTTAGCATGGCAAGCTTAACTACTGAGCCAATAGCATAGCAAGCTAGCTCTGCCAAtcctcgctagctcactacacaGTTGACCGGGCGGCTGGTTAGCGTAGTAAGTAGGCCTACTGAGTGCCTACTCAAGCCAATAGCATAGTAAGCTAGCTCTGCCGGttcttgctagctcactacactgtccaccgggtggctggctagcatagcgagccgaCCTACTGAGTTTCCACTTaagccaggggtctgcaacctgcagctctttaatctctccatggtggctctctggctaaagaaaactgaaatggtaattttcagaaatttggagattagctgttattttagcaacatgctaacgtttttggctaatctgttatctactggagttttaaggctaatttggagtttagcttctgttttagcaactgctgaatattttagtttactgaggagttttatgctaatttggggtttagctaataagttATAAACATGCTGAtgatttttgataattttttatctactgacgTTTTTTTGAGGGGataacttagagtttagcttctattttaggaacaggctaacttttcggactaatttagtttactgagaaattttaggccatttaggagttcagctagtaattgagcaacaagctagctttttcgctaatgtggcctctactaaaagtaaaaggCAAAAACGTTTtcagagatgctagtttctttttagatttttgctttcgtttcgtgccaaaaatagacataattcatatttatttaaaaaaataaggtcatgaatgcaaatccaatttttttaaaggttaaagtaaaaaaggttaaagtaggaaaacaagctcaaatggctcttttactgccacaggttgccgacctctgacTTAGGCTCATTCAGGgcaacattttctgcccacttttacaTGGGACCCACTTGTCTTTGCTGCCTTGGAGCAATCTAATCTCACAGCCATTTTTCAGGTAAATTATGACATGGACTATAGCCGCTTTAATCTGCCGTTAAGCAATCATGAAGAACTATTTGCTGAGATTTTACGACAGCATCAGTCATCAAAGGCCGGCTGATCTTCCTCCTGATTCATGAACGTGGTGACAGAGCGCGCCGTAATCAGCTCAGGTTACAGAGCGAGAAGCGTACACTCCGACAGATCTCTGCTCACTACCGGTCTTCGTCTCTGACTCATTCATCCGAACGGGGCACTGATTTCACCACAGAGCAGGGATCACTTATCGCTCACAGCACAGAACACGACCCCCCCAACGACAAGACGacacaacaataacaacaatatGGATTGTGGTGTTCGTTTTATCCTCTTGTTAACCCGATTGTACGTTTTTAGCTCCAACAATCCTCCATATTTTCTCTGGACAGCAGAAATACGAAATGTCACAACCTCAGACGTGTTGTGAAACCATAGCAACCACAAATGTCACGTCAGGAGCCTCataaatccatgtttttcaGGAGaggattatttttaacttctgaacaaaaatatctttttgaAAATCCTGTGTTATTATTTGTAAGAGTTTGTGATCTTCAGTGGATCTGTATCACCGTGACGACTGTGGgagaaaataactaaacttttcCAGTAACTGCTGTCAGTGACAGATACTCTTTTAGGGATGAGCACAGAGATCGGAACCTcgaaaataaatagaaaataaacgaATAAATCATTGTTGCTTCTTTTGCAATAGGAGAATTTTATCCCTTTTGATACTGTATGTTGCTTTTTAGTCCATTTAATCCATGACTTTACATAATACAGCATCactttgaaaggaaaaacactgaagaatattttttttaaatatagttggAAATTAATTCAAACATGAAGAGGTTATTAATTACTTCATGTCATCTATAGCTGGTGTTTATGTCGTCCAAATGAGACCCGGAAcagcttttaatgtttttaatgagccaaaaagaagaaaattgttaaagaaaaaaagaaatgtgaaaaagactttaataataataagtaaaaaagcaaaattggataaatggatgaaagggtttatttcaagattgcttaaaaaggaggaagcgaacttatataatctcaACTGAAATAAACCTTTACCACTGCATTTGGGTAAATAAACTGTATATCTCTTCGAAATTTGAAtcttaaaaaggtaaaaagaactttgttttaagaaaaatgtctataaatataatcttatcaagaaatagGAAAATcatcttagtttaagaaaacatttctcaAGGGACTACaactattttcttaaaataagaaatctttgttggactgtttttcttcccccattggcagatttgtttgcttgtttaaagaaatgttaggttagaaatgttatttagttttttttttactagttttcTTAGTGATTTTATGATtctattaaatattaaactaaattttagTATTATGTTTAGGAAAGTAATGATGCAAAACTGACTGAAATAGACGATTCTATATGACTATATTAGTCTTGAattcataaatgtttattgttcGTCACAACattaatttgatttacttttgtttttagcttttaatttttctacattcttgttttttttttgcataaaagtccaaaatttgaattttctgcattttcattgatttcttgtaaatgtctttctgcaaaaactaacatctcatcatttttttgtctagcttctagtttaaatatcttttaacacttgatttaagacaaaatttGAATTACTAGTTACTTTTCACAAATATGTATCgatttattttatgacaaaaatctttaataaatctTGCAGAATCATTTGAccttgaaaacttttttttttaggcaaaagttctttaaaaaagttgtttttaagcaGAAGTTTATTAGGGAAAAATGAGTGGACTTATTTTAAGGGACAGATTTGCTCAATTTAGAGAAACTGGATGGTTTAATTTGACTcacaacacagaaaaatgtgtttaacaaGAGCAAGACGGAAGATTATAGGTAAacttatgtttcatttttaaattctgtaACTCTAACCCTTAAGATAAATATGGTTTGGAAGACTGTTTACCAGCTCAAAATAGGTTATATTTGGGGATAAAGTATATAAATACACCTTATTTGAAGatataaaactattttagtACAAGATGTTTCCAGTTACCAGAACATTTACTTAAATATGAGTCTTTATTGCTCATTTCAGGCtttaattttgtcttaaaagggcatcaaaacatttttttttttagaaattttactaaaacaaattttatttaattttttaaattaaaataatagaaacacCTTTTGTATTGAATGCATTTTAACAACTTGTTTggaaaagtaacatttttccATATAATGTGTCACTTTACGtcttataagaaaaataatcttccCGAGAAAGTTTTACAGTAGTAGAATAGTgactttttctctgaaaataaggatttttttgttaccCTAACAgaattttttgctcatttgaaGAACTTTTGACTCATTTAATGCAGTTAATGTTAATGCAGTGAATTCTGATCACGTTCTGTGTGTCGGACGGGATTGAACCGGAgtaaaatctgtaaataaatcATGTCTTCTCAATCATGTTTCTGCTGGGATTCACTCATGGGGTTTTTCCAGTCCACCATAAACAGTAACACAAATGCTGGGGTGTTTGTGGGCGCTCTCACATGACATGTTTACCACGTAACCTGGGTTAGAACGAGGTCAAAAGCTTGA harbors:
- the tcap gene encoding telethonin, whose translation is MPICSVLEKSNGVVVGGQLTCSVREVNNAQKESYAADWVSVTLKTQPQDRQTMNMKDISRRETLSRQWQARCLLQSCPSGVVRVGTVETGVKEHQLLPKRNTLPLPIFVPTELGVRLGRGAPHTEEDLAPFPAPNGLCPGKRTVDEITRDLPPVKPAVMEFAKSAQVLGRSVSQEAQRG